In Kogia breviceps isolate mKogBre1 chromosome 7, mKogBre1 haplotype 1, whole genome shotgun sequence, a single window of DNA contains:
- the THY1 gene encoding thy-1 membrane glycoprotein, whose protein sequence is MNPTIGITLLLTVLQVARGQKVTSLTACLVDQSLRLDCRHENTTHLPIQYEFSLTRETKKHVLFGTIGVPEHAYRSRTNFFSKYNLKVLYLSDFTTKDEGTYTCALHLSGQTPIVSNRNVSVLRDKLVKCGGISLLIQNTSWLPLLLSLPLLQAMDFISL, encoded by the exons ATGAACCCTACCATTGGCATCACTCTGTTGCTGACAG TCTTACAGGTGGCCCGTGGGCAGAAGGTGACCAGCCTGACAGCCTGCCTGGTGGACCAGAGCCTTCGTCTAGACTGCCGCCATGAGAATACCACGCACCTGCCCATTCAGTACGAGTTCAGCCTGACCCGTGAGACGAAGAAGCACGTGCTCTTTGGCACCATTGGGGTGCCCGAGCATGCATACCGCTCCCGAACCAACTTCTTCAGCAAGTACAATCTCAAGGTCCTCTACCTGTCCGACTTCACCACCAAGGATGAGGGGACCTACACGTGCGCACTCCACCTCTCTGGCCAGACTCCCATCGTCTCCAACAGGAATGTCTCTGTGCTCAGAG ATAAACTGGTCAAGTGTGGAGGCATAAGCCTGCTGATCCAGAACACCTCGTGGCTGCCACTCctgctctccctgcccctcctgcaAGCCATGGATTTCATCTCCCTGTGA